In Paenibacillus durus, the DNA window TCCTTCCGTATGGGATGAAATGTTAGCAGCGGAGCCGGCTGCGGGGTATGTACTTGATTCGGCAGCCGTTCCAAGAACGTTCTCAAGTGCGGCTTCAGCCGCACTAACGTTTTTTCTACTATCTGTGAGATTTGAACCTGCAGAGGCCGGGCCGCTGCCGTGACCCCTAGACATGGAAACAGGTTCCGCAGGAGCATTGGCTGAAGTAGAATGCTCGATATGCTGCAGCAGCCCGTAAGCGCGGTCGATAATACTGCCGGGCAGCCCGGCAAGACGCGCACAGTAAATGCCGTAGCTGCTGTCCGCAGCGCCGGGGATCAGCTTGCGCAGGAAAGTCACTTTATCTCCGCTCTCCTGCACCGCCATGGAATAATTGCGGAGGCCGTTCAGGCTGTCCTCCAGATGGGCCAGCTCATGAAAATGAGTCGATACAAGCGCCTTGCAGCCGATATGGTGATGCACATATTCGATAACCGCCTGGGCTATGGCCATCCCCTCGCTTGTCGAGGTTCCCCGGCCCAGTTCATCAATAATTATCAGGCTGCGCGGCGTCGCTTTGTCGGTCATGAGCTGGATGTCGGCCATCTCGACCATAAAGGTGCTTTGACCGCCGATCAGATCGTCAGCCGCTCCAATTCGTGTGAAAATCCGGTCGATAACCGGAATTTCCGCCTTTTCCGCCGGAACGAAGCATCCCACCTGCGCCATAATGCAGATCAGGGCCACCTGGCGCATATAGGTGCTTTTTCCCGCCATATTCGGACCCGTTATCAGCAAAATTCGGCCGTCGTCCTGTGTGAGACTGCTGCCGTTGGCGATAAAAGAAGCATCCTTCAGCACCGCCTCAACGACAGGATGGCGGCCGCCTTCAATCTTCAGATCATAACCTTCGGTCAGCATCGGCTTGACGAAACGCTGCTCCGCGCTGACCGCCGCGAGACCCTGGTAGACGTCGATTTCGGCCACTTTCTCCGCCAAGTTTTGCAGTCTGGGTATCTGCGAGCTTAACCGTTCGCGCAGCTCGCTGAACAGGCTGTACTCGAGGTCGGTCATTTTGTCCTGCGCTTCCAGAATCAGGGCTTCCTTCTCTTTCAATTCGGGAGTTACGAAGCGTTCCGCATTCGCGAGCGTCTGCTTGCGCTCATACCGCCCCTCCGGCAGGGACGCCAGATTGGAACGGGTAACTTCTATATAATAGCCGAATACCTTGTTGAAGCCGATCTTCAGCGACTTGATTCCTGTAGCCAGGCGCTCCTTCGCCTCAAGCTCGGCAATCCATCGCTTGCCGCTGCTGCTTGCCTCTCTAAGCTCGTCCAGCCGGGCATGGTAGCCGGGCCGGATCAACCCGCCGTCGCGCACGGATACCGGCGGGTCGTCGACAATAGCCCGCTCAATGTCCTCGTGAAGATCGGCGCATTCGTCAATCCCTTCACCGATTTCCCGCAGCGTGGACGAACCGGAAGCCAGGCACTGCTCCTTAAGCGCCGGAATCTGCGCCAGCGACAGCTTCAAGGCGTTCAGATCACGGCCGTTCGCGCTGCCGTACGCGACCCGTCCGGTGAGACGCTCCAGATCGTAAATTTCTTTCAGGGCCAGGCGCAAATCCTCGCGGACAATGTACTGGTTGTACAAATAGTCGACAGCCTCCAGACGCCGCTCAACCTTGGAGCGCTGCAGCAGCGGCTTGTCGATCCGCCGCCGCAGCAGCCGGGCGCCCATAGATGTCTCTGTGCGGTCGAGCAGCCAGAGCAGAGAGCCTTTCTTGGAGCGTTCCCGCACGGTCTCGGTCAGCTCAAGATTACGCCGCGTGAAGGGGTCCAGAATCATATAATTCCCCGGCTCATAGGCGGAAATCTGGCTAAGCTGCCCCAAGGAGCGCCGCTGCGTTTCACTGAGATAAGCGATCAGCAGCGCGAGGCATTCGGCCCGCTCGGGCTCCAGCCGCGCCCAGGCCGCTTCACCGAATTGGCTCCGCGCGAGCTCTTCGCTCTTCTTCTCCCAGGGTGTATAGACAACCGGCTTGTCTCCGAGAAGCGTTCCCGCCCGGACACTGTCAAGCAGCGTCCCGTCCCCGATAATTTCCGCCGGCTCATACAGGCCAATTTCACCGCGCAGCGTGTCCGCCCCTGTAGGCGAAGAGGTTACATACAGCTCTCCTGTCGTCAGATCACAAGCGGCCAGCGCCGTCATTCCGGCGAGCTCGGTGACGCAGACCAAATAATTGTTGCTCTTGTCGGCGAGCACTTTGCCTTCCATAACCGTGCCCGGGGTGACAACCCGCACAATATCCCTGCGGACCATTCCCTTGGTTGTCGCGGGGTCGTCAAGCTGCTCGCAGATCGCGACTTTGTATCCTTTTTCAATAAGACGTTGAATATAGCCCTCGGCGGAATGGTAGGGAACCCCGCACATCGGAATGCGCTCATCGCCCCCGCCTTCCCGTCCGGTCAGCGTAATTTCCAGTTCCTTGGAAGCCAGCAGAGCATCGTCAAAAAACATTTCATAAAAATCGCCCAGCCGGAAAAAAAGAAAGGCGTCCATCGCCCCTTCCTTCACTTTCAAATATTGCTCGATCATCGGTGTATATTTTGCCATCGTAAACCTCCAGGCCTCATCATGCTTATCCTCCATTATACCAGAAACCGTCCCGCCAAGCGTAAGCGGATAGACGGGCAGAACGGGGCGTAACGGTAGGTCTAGCGGGTTTAATAGAGAAAGAAACGGACTCAGACTATAAATTATTGATACCTTGATCATTCACGCCGCTCTATATCAGATGGACGAATCCGCCCACCGCAGCGAAATTTTGGCGCGCAAAGTATCTTAACATAATCGAAAGAGTTCGCCTAGAGCCCGCAAGTTCCGCTCATCCGGATTTACAACCGCTTGACGGAATAGAAAAAAGCGCCTTCTCAGGGCGCTTGTTCACCGCACCATAACCTGCGGACATTGCGGGTTTCGTCCCAGCTCCGGCCGGCGTCGATATGGCGCAGCAGCGGCTCAACGGCGTCCGCAGCCGCAGCGTAGCCGGCCAGCGCCCGGAGCTGCGCCTTCAGCGGCGCGAACGCGGCGCGCAGCAGCGGCTTGTCGCCGCTGTAATACGCGGCGTGGAGCTCCTCACGGTCAAGCGGGCGCAGCGGCAGATCCTCGTAATGGCTCACGATAAGGTGAGCCAGCGTGACCGCGCCCCGGGCGATGACCGGGGACACGAGGAAGCTCGGCAGGGTC includes these proteins:
- the mutS gene encoding DNA mismatch repair protein MutS, whose amino-acid sequence is MAKYTPMIEQYLKVKEGAMDAFLFFRLGDFYEMFFDDALLASKELEITLTGREGGGDERIPMCGVPYHSAEGYIQRLIEKGYKVAICEQLDDPATTKGMVRRDIVRVVTPGTVMEGKVLADKSNNYLVCVTELAGMTALAACDLTTGELYVTSSPTGADTLRGEIGLYEPAEIIGDGTLLDSVRAGTLLGDKPVVYTPWEKKSEELARSQFGEAAWARLEPERAECLALLIAYLSETQRRSLGQLSQISAYEPGNYMILDPFTRRNLELTETVRERSKKGSLLWLLDRTETSMGARLLRRRIDKPLLQRSKVERRLEAVDYLYNQYIVREDLRLALKEIYDLERLTGRVAYGSANGRDLNALKLSLAQIPALKEQCLASGSSTLREIGEGIDECADLHEDIERAIVDDPPVSVRDGGLIRPGYHARLDELREASSSGKRWIAELEAKERLATGIKSLKIGFNKVFGYYIEVTRSNLASLPEGRYERKQTLANAERFVTPELKEKEALILEAQDKMTDLEYSLFSELRERLSSQIPRLQNLAEKVAEIDVYQGLAAVSAEQRFVKPMLTEGYDLKIEGGRHPVVEAVLKDASFIANGSSLTQDDGRILLITGPNMAGKSTYMRQVALICIMAQVGCFVPAEKAEIPVIDRIFTRIGAADDLIGGQSTFMVEMADIQLMTDKATPRSLIIIDELGRGTSTSEGMAIAQAVIEYVHHHIGCKALVSTHFHELAHLEDSLNGLRNYSMAVQESGDKVTFLRKLIPGAADSSYGIYCARLAGLPGSIIDRAYGLLQHIEHSTSANAPAEPVSMSRGHGSGPASAGSNLTDSRKNVSAAEAALENVLGTAAESSTYPAAGSAANISSHTEGSLGASEAARRETAVHLADRVEEGGVVQLSIFGDEEPRRGRKAAANQQGHSVADDIMAAVSGADLMNMTPLQAMQMLNDLKMKINKK